The DNA segment TTATCGCCAACCTGGGCGCGAATCTTTTCGATCTGATCTTCAATAATCGAACCCGAATCCCAGTTTGGCTCCAAGCCAGCGCCGTCACGCAAGAACCGCACGAGCATGTCTTGTCCGTGCTCAGAATGCTTGACTTCTGGATGCCACTGCACGCCGAACATCTTCGCCTCGCGGTTTTCAAACGCAGCAACTGGTGCGCCCGGCGTCGTTGCGGTCACAACGAAACCTTCCGGTGCTTGCGTCACGGCATCTCCGTGGCTCATCCACACGTTTTCGGTTGCGTTTTCGCCAAGGATAACACCCTTTTCGACGACGTCGGCCTGGGTTGCGCCGTATTCGCGCAAGCCGGTTTTATCAACTTTTCCGCCCAATGCTTGTGCCATCTGCTGGAAGCCGTAGCAGATGCCGAACACTGGGATACCGGCGTCAAGAATGGCCGGATCAAGACTCGGCGAACCTGGCTCGTAGACGCTCGATGGTCCACCAGAAAGCACGATAGCTGCAGGCTGTTTGGCAAGCAGATCGGCGGTAGGCATTGAGTGCGGGACGAGCTGGGAGAAGTATCCGGCTTCTCGCACGCGACGAGCGATAAGTTGAGCGTATTGGGCGCCGTTGTCGACGACGATCACTGGGCGAAGATCAGTTGTATTCATACCCTCTAGACTAGCGAATAAGCACCCGGAATTGCTATCTTCTCCCGCATATCGAGCCTGTGATATCTCTCTTGGTGATACACCACGTGCCTCCAGATTAATTATGCAAAGCTCCAGCAAGACTAGCGATTTTCCGATTAGCTTTCCGTAACGTGATATATATACTGACAATAGCTTGGAAATACGAAGGAGTATACTCATGTCTCACGCTTTTAATGCTCAACGGTTCGGCCAGTATCTCGTCCGAGCAGGTCTTGCCTTCCTGATCGCTTACCTTTTATTTTCAATACTGGGACCGTATCTCGCTTGGTGGGGCGTCGAGGCAGATAAATCCGGAATGTTTATCGGCGCGATAATGCAGTACCTCGGCACCCAATTTCAGGCATTCACCAATCCCGTCATTGGAATCCTGCTCTTGACGATTGGTCTCGGAGTGAAATACTCGATCCACGAAGCAAATGAGTAAACGGACAGAACATTGTTTACCGTCAGTGGCAGTTGTTCGGCAATTCCGAACAACTTAAAGCTCATCAAACAATCGCCTTCGCCAACCGCGCCGAACTAGCAAACACGCGCTCGGCCCCATCCACTGGATCAACGAAGCTCAGTTCCCGGGCGTGAAGCTGCAGTGGATATGCCCGCGCGGCTTCCTCTTCTTTGGTAAACAGCCGCGGATACAGCGGATCGCCTAAAATCGGCGCACCCACATGCTCAAGCGTCACCCGCAACTGATGAGTTTTGCCGGTGTGCGGAATAAGCTCCCACTGGGCCAGCCCGTCAGCGCGCGCCACGATTCGCATATGCGTCACTGAGTTCGGTTCACCGTCGACGACGTCGGTAGCCAGCGGCCGATACCCGCGCTCGAGGCGCAGTTCCACGGTTTCCCAGGTATCGAACCCGGGAATATCGCGGGTGATCGCACAATACGTCTTCCCTACAACCCGGCGTTCAAACAAGGTCTGGTAGGGTTTGCGCCACTGCGGCTTGCGAGTGAGCAACACCAACCCTGCCGTTTCCGCATCCAACCGGTGAGCACATACCAGATCGTCGTCGTTAAACTGCCGGCGCGCCGCCACCGTAACCGTGTGCGCCACATGGGAACCGCGCGGAATTGTTGCCATACCGTGAGGTTTATCCACCACAATGAACCGCTCTTCGTCAGCAACCACACTCAACTCAATCGGTGAATCTGGCTCGTCTGGAACGGGACGAAAAATCCATACCCGCATCCCCGAAACATAAGGTTCGGCGCGAGATATCTCACGTCCCCCGTCGGCCAAAACGTCCCCCGCATCAAGCAACACCAGCCCAAGGTCACCGAAGCGCGTCACTATCCATTCGCCGATAGTTCGCCACGAACCGGGCTCTAAGGTGACCGGCGTAGCGTTGATTCCGCCCCGCAAAGCTGGGCGCACTGCCGCCCGATGGCGGGCACGTCGAACAGAACGAGGGGTACGCAACTATGGTCTCCTTTACCCGAAAGTCCTAAAACCGTGACAAAATAAAGACGTTACACCAAAGACGTTGAAAGGACCCGACGTGACGCACAGTCTGTACTTCACCGCAGCCGAAGGAAATGTTGGAACTCAAGCAATTGTTCGTACGCTCGTTGCTGAGCTACAAAAAACATACTCGTCAGTAGGAGTATTCCGTGCTTTTACTAACGGCCCGGTCGAACAAGACATTCAGTTCCAAGAAGCCTTGAGCCTTCTTGGCCGCGAGGATGACCTTCAGCTTGCCTGGGGTGCTACCCGCCAAGCATACGTGGATGACGAAGAAGCCGCAATGACCGACGTCGTCAAGCGCTACACCGATTACGCACAACAGTTCGACGCTGTCCTTATTCTTGGTTTGCTCGACGGCGATCCGCTCAACCCGGGTGTGCTTGCCCGCATTGGTCGCGCAGCAGCAAACTTGTCCACCACCATTATGTTCGCCGTTTCGGGCGCGCTGCGTTCGGCTGATCAGCTTGCCACAATCGTCTCGCTATCTGCCAACGAATTCACCCACGAGCATGCCCCAATTTCGGGCATCGTTGTCACCAACGCTGATTCGGAAATCGTAGCTGAAGCTGGTATCGACAACGCGATCGTTTTTGCCGACGGCGAAGCAATCGAACTATCCGAAGCTAGCCGTAACGCTTTGATCGCTGCGATGGAGCAGGGTTCCGACGTCGTGACTCCACTATCCTTCCAGTCGTGGCTCATTTCGCGCGCCCGCGCCGACCGCAAGCGGATCGTGCTCCCCGAAGCTACCGACCCACGTATTTTGCGGGCAGCTGACGAACTTTTGGCTCGCGAGGTCGCTGACATTATTTTGATTGGCGACGCCGATCAGATCCACGCCCACGCCGCCGAACTCGGCGTTGACGTGTCCAAGGCACGCATTGTTTCGGTTGACGATCCAGAACTCAACGAAAAGTACGCCCAAGAGTTTGCTCGCCTGCGCGCCAAGAAGGGCGTCACTATCGAGCAGGCTCGCGAGAAGGTCAAGGATCTGTCCTACTTCGGCACCATGATGGTTCACATGAACGACGCCGATGGCATGGTTTCCGGCGCAATCCACACCACCGCACACACCATCGTTCCATCTTTCCAAATCATTAAGACCAAGCCAGGCGCTACCCTCGTTTCTTCCTGCTTCCTCATGTTGATGGAAGACCGCGTCTACGTTTACGGCGATTGCGCAGTCAACACCAACCCATCTCCGCAAGAGCTCGCCGGCATCGCCGTTTCCTCTGCGGAAACCGCGCGCGCTTTCGGCGTCGATCCGCGCGTTGCCATGCTTTCCTACTCCACCGGAACTTCCGGCAAGGGACCAGATGTGGACGCCGTCGTTGAAGCAACCGCTATTGCCCGCGAGATGGCTCCGGAGCTCGCTCTCGAAGGCCCAATCCAGTACGACGCCGCTGTTGATGCGCACGTGGCTCAAACCAAGCTGCCGGATTCGCCAGTGGCTGGTAAGGCAAACGTGTTCGTCTTCCCATCGCTGAACGCCGGCAACATCGGATACAAGGCAGTCCAGCGTTCGGCCGGCGCAGTTGCCGTGGGCCCAGTTTTGCAGGGTCTGAATAAGCCGGTCAACGATTTGTCCCGCGGCGCACTCGTCGAAGACATCGTCAACACTGTTGCTATCACCGCAATCCAAGCTCAGAACTGACGCGCACACCGCCGTCGGTATTCATCAAACTCCGTCATAGAAAGTAAGAAACGAACAATGACAGTTCTTGTTATCAACTCTGGTTCCTCGTCCATCAAGTATCAGCTCGTCAACCCAGAAACCGGCGAATCGATCGCTTCTGGCCTTGTTGAGCGTATTGGCGAACCAGAAGGTCACATCGAGCACAACTACAACGGCACCACCACCGATATCAACGAGCCCGTGCCAGACCACGGCGTTGGCTTGCGCGAAGTCATCCGGTTGTTCAACGAAGTTGGCCCGAACCTTGACGAAGCCGGAATCAAGGCAGTTGGCCACCGCGTCGTTCAAGGCGGAAAGCATTTCGATAAGGCTGCCGTTATTGACGACCGTGTTGAAGGTTTGATCGAAGAGCTCATCCCACTCGGACCGCTCCACAACCCAGCCCACTTGAAGGGCATCAAGGTTGCCCGCGAACTATTCGACGTGCCAAACGTTGCCGTTTTCGACACCGCTTTCTTCCAGCATCTGCCAGCCGAGGCCGCCACCTACGCTATCGACCGCGAGGTTGCCGATAAGTACCAGATTCGCCGTTATGGCGCACACGGCACCTCCCACCAGTTCATCTCCCGTAAAGTGACGGAGATCCTGGGCCGCGACGATCTCAAGCAGATCGTTTTGCACCTGGGTAACGGTGCCTCGGTGTCAGCTGTTGTTAACGGCGAAGCTGTGGACACCTCGATGGGTCTGACCCCACTCGAAGGTCTCGTCATGGGTACTCGTACTGGTGACATTGACCCAGCTGCCGTGTTCCATCTTGCTCGTCAGGCTGGTATGAGCATTGACGAGCTCGACACCCTGTTCAACAAGCAGTCTGGCCTGAAGGGCTTGACTGGTTCGAACGATATGCGCTCGGTTTGGGAGATGGCTCATGCGGGCAACGAGAACGCAATCGAAGCACTCGAAGTCTACATCCACCGGTTACTGAAGTACGTTGGCTCCTACACTGCAGTAATGGGCGGCTTGGACGTGCTCACCTTCACCGCTGGCGTGGGCGAAAATTCGTGGGAGACCCGCAAGATGCTCCTCGATCGTCTCGCTCCATTCGGCGTCAAGTACGATGCCGATAAGAACATGGTTCGTTCGAAGGAACCACGCGAGATTTCGACTTCAGATTCGGCAGTTACCGTGCTTGTTGTTCCAACCAACGAAGAGCTCTCGATTGCTCAGCAAGCTATGGAAGTGATCTGAAAATGGCAGTAGATCTTGTCTCTGACGTTACTCCAGAGCTAGAAGCAGCTTTCGGCCGGCTGATCGGTCAGCTTTCGCGTTCCGCTAAGCCAATGAACGGCGAACAAATCGAGGGCTTTTTGGCTCAAGATTGCGTTGATTTGCTGGTTTTCCGGGACGACGACGGTTCGGCTAGTTCGGCTGGCGAAGCACCGATTCTCGGTATGCTGACGCTTGTCACATTCGAGATTCCCACCGGGTGGCGCGCCTGGGTGGAAGACGTGGTTGTTGATGAGGCAGCCCGCGGCAAGGGCGTTGGCGCATCACTGGTTGCTGCCGCTATTGAGTTGGCGAAGAAACGAGGTGCGAAGACGGTTGATCTGACCTCTCGCCCATCGCGCGAGGCAGCTAACCGGTTGTATCAACGAGCCGGTTTTGAGCTGCGCGAAACCAACGTGTACCGAGTGACGAACTAACTCTTTGGTTAATGCTAGTGGGGCCCGCGGATTTCATCCGCGGGCCCACTATTTCCTATCTCGTCACAACACGATATTGATTCCAACCAACTAGTTGACTGGTAGACAAAACGCGACAGAACACGCTTCCTAGAATTAAACAATATGTGACCTATTACAAACATCATTCTTATATTTTTGTCGCGCACGTAACGATTCTTTTCTATTCTAAGAAAGTGAATTATCAGCCAAGCAGGATACAGATAGCTTTTCAGGATCCCTGCTTTGATAGCGATACAGGAACAAATATGACAATGAAACGTTCTCAACGTGCTTTCGCTTTCATTATCGCGTTCGCACTTACTATTTTCACCTTCAATGGCGGGCTATTTGCTAGCCGTCCTGCACTAGCAGCCGAAGAGCAATCACCCCATACTGCCGTTCGGGTTAATTTTGATTTCAATTCTGTGCAATCCATGGACAAGTTCAAGGACAATGTCTGGGTGTACCAGTGGGACAAAAATGGTGGCTCCGTTGGGCACAAAATCCCAGCCGATCCCGGATTTGTTCTTATTAAGCCACTGAATGGTGAGTCGACGGTCAATTTTATTGTTGCTATCGGCACTTATGATGATAAAGGAATCCACCCTTGGTATCGCTGGGGCGCAAATCAGATTGATGCCAATCAGGCACAAACCGGCGATTTCAAGGGCGTTAAGCCCGGCCGCGCTATCGACGTTACCTACGATAATCTCGTCAAGAATGCGGTCTTACCACAGGTGCCAACAGATGCAGATACCTACACTCCTTCATACCCAGAAGCGATAACCGTAGCCCAAGGTGGAGCGAGCAGTTCTCAACCACTGACATTCTCCTCATATGCCGGCAATTTTTCAGCCGACAATGTTGGTGCTCAGCCAGGTATCGAACAAGCTGACCAACGGTTGCACGCCACGATCTCCCCCGATGGCACTGTTTCTGTTCGGCCCGATTCAGATCTAGAAGTTGACACCTACACAGTAACCGTTGGCGTCGTTTATCCTCAAGATAATAGTAAAGATACAGTGACTATCAACGTAAACGTGACTGAGCGACCGATCACTAAGCTTGAATACGAATCCGGAGCAGTCTCCGTTCCTCAGGGCTCCTCACAGACGATGCCCCTGACCACTCCGCTTAATACCCTCCCGGCAGGCACAACATTTGCCCTCGATCAGGAGTACCACAGTGCAATCAGTGTTGATCCACAGACTGGTGCACTGACTATTGCCCCTGCTAGTGACGCTCAACTGGGCGAATATCCTGTTACTGTTATCGGCACTTCTCAAGGCCAGAAAGTGGCTGAAGGCCAGCTAACTATTGCGATCACCGAGAAAAAGACCAATGGGCTCGACTCAAAGTTGTGGAGTCTATCGTATGAGAGCTTGACTGTCCAGCAGCTCAAGGCAGCCAATGTTAAACTCACCGCTACCCTGTTCGGCAAGGAACGCGCCCTACCACAAGGCGTCACCTTCGCTGAAGGCGATAACATGCACAAGTGGGTAACAGTAAATCCAAAGACAGGCGAAGTAACAGCCACCCCGGATGAATTCGTAGCAGCACAAGACTACACATTCAACGTAGCCGTTACCCATCCCGACAAAACAGTTACTCAAGTCCCCGTAAAGATCACCGTTACTAAGGCACCAGCCACCGATCTCGATACAACCGTATGGGAGTTCTCTTACAACAAACTCAATGTTGCTCAAAAAGAGAATCAGAGCGTTGAGATAGCCGCTTCCTTGTTCGGTAAGGAAAGTTCACTACCTCACGGCATCACCTTTGCCAAGGGCGAGAAGATGCCAAGCTGGATTACAGTGGACTCTGAGACTGGTACTGTCACTGCTACCCCAGACGAATACGTGGCTGCACAAGACTACGAATTCTCAGTTATTGTTACCCACTTAAATGACAAAGTAACAACCGTGCCAGTCAAGGTCACAGTTACCCAGGCAGAGAACACTCCAGACCTGAAGTCTCAACTATGGAAACTCTCGTATGCTGACCTCACAGTCCAGCAACTGAAGACGGCTAGCGTTGACCTCAGTGCAACCTTGTTCGGCCAGGAACGCGCCCTACCAAGCGCAGTCACCTTCGCTAAAGGTGCAGACATGCCAAGCTGGATCACAGTTCACGAAAAGACCGGTACCGTAACAGCAAACCCATCTGAATACGTCGAGCTTAAAGACTATGTTTTCCATGTAGTGGTTACTCATCTCGATGGAGCAACCGAAAAGGTCGCAGTGAAGATTAAGGTAACCGAAGCCGATCCAGAAACAACCTACCCGTTAACCCCGCTCAAGCCTGGAAAGCACACAATCCCAGCCCTCGAGCTCACCCCAGCGCAACCAAAGGCTAAGCCACAAGCACCAAAGCCAGTAGAAAAACCTGGCCTAGCAAAAACTGGTATCAACCTCACTGGTCTAGCTGGATTAGCACTCATTTCAACACTCACTGGCGCCGCAATCACACGCCGTCGCAAAGCTTAACAACCAACATGCTTGTGGGGTCTCAGTTACTGAACTGATCCCCATTTGCTGGACAGCTTAAAGAGTTTCCTGTCCGTTAGGCTACAAGGGCCTGATTCCAACACTGGTTCGGAATCAGGCCCTTGAGTCGTTCGTGAAAGCTGTTGTGCCACGTGATGCATGGAATGAGCTGATGAAAATTCCTACGTACACTGGCAGTGGAAAGACCATGAAGTTTTTGGATACCCCTCCGGTTACAGACGCAGCTCATCTGAGCTCCTGTCGGTAGATCCAAACTCATAGTTCTCAGATCTTTGGCAAGGGCACTGTGATTCCATAGGTTTTGTATAGAAACATGCATGTCACAGACCCCAACCGATTCCACAAATCCACCAGAATTCGCACCCAACTCTTACCCGCTGAGCGACATCATTAGCGTCAGACCCAGCCTCAAAACTCAACAAAATGCGCAAGCTGGCCGCGCAATGCCAACATAGAAGTGCTCCCTAGAAGAAAGAATCCGGTTAACGAGTCCAACTTCTAGGGAGCACTTCATTTATCTGCGAGCTCCATCAAAGTAAATCCGGTTTGAGTCCTCCTAAACGTAACGCTTGTTGCGCCGATGTAGGACAATTCCACAGCCGACGAGCAGTGTGCTTGCCATCAGCAATCCTGGAACTGCAACACCGGTCTTAGCCAAGCCTTGACCAGACTTTGGTTGGACATCTGGCTTCCCTGATTGAGGTTGCTTTGGCTGCGGTGGAGTTGGTTGCTTCACATCCTGCGCGATGACTGTGAAGGTAGCCTTGGCAGTGTCGAATGCTGGACTGTTTACGTGGACCGTATGTGTGCCGGGAGCAAAATTTTCTGGCACACTCCATGTCACTTCAATCATTCCCTTCTCATTAGCGATAAAGGATCCAACCTTGACCGGGTCAGAGTGAACCACTACCTCAGCTTCAGTTCCTGGCTTTACCCCAGCGATTGTAATGATAAGACTATCGCCTTGAGCGACAGTTTCCTTAGAAATCTTCACGTCTGGGGCTTTATCTACGATAGGCTGATCCGGCTTAGGCTGATCCGGCTTAGGCTGATCCGGCTTAGGCTGATCCGGCTTAGGCTGATCCGGCTTAGGCTGATCCGGCTTAGGCTGATCCGGCTTAGGCTGATCCGTGTCTGGCTTTTCTGGAGCTGGTTCAGTGTACTCCTCAAGCGCGAGTACCTGGTGACCTTCGGCCGTGTACTTCGTAACGGTGGCATCTTCGTGATCCCATGTACGCTGTGGAGCGGTACCGGCTGCTTCGCCGTTGATCGCGAGAGCCAAACCACTGTAACGGTTGATTAAGCGGAGGGAATCCTGAACATCTCCAGTAATTAGCTCGGTAGTTGGCATGATAAACCACTGCTGGCCGACATTTGTATCATCAAGGTCAGCTACCATCAAGGATGCGTCCCACGCACGTCCCTCTTGTTTTGTAGAGTCAACGCCCAAAGCCTTGCCATCCTGAGAAAGAATGAGGTAGGAACCATCATCGCGGTACTTGAACGTCCATGCGCCGTTTGTCTTGGTGACCTTCGTACCGCCAACAACAGAGGTGCCGTCTTCACCGATCATGAGCATCGCGCCTTGACCATTGGCAATAGTGTATATCTTTGATGCATCGACTGGTTCATATGGTTCATCAGCTGCAACCGACAGGTTGATCAAATCGGAGTAATTTCCGTCCATGCAACCAAATGAGCAGTATGCACGGAAGTTCTTACCAACAATGGTTGTGTTGGTCTTGTTAGCGGTGTCAAGGAACCAGCGATACCACGATGCACTCTGGTAGGCATCACCAGTATCACCGATCTTGACCCACTTTTGGGTGGCAAGATTGTCCGTTGCATAGTATTCCTGTGACGCCTTACCAGACTGGTCCTTATGCTGTGGCTGGCCGATATACATTCCGAGGTACGCATTGTAGGTAATGTCCATGACGAACAGTGGAGAAGTTCCTGGCATTAAACCTTTACTTACCTGTTCTTGAGCGGTGCCTGGGTTCTTCGGGTTGTACTCTTTGTCGATTGGAGTGTAGCCGGTTGGGTTGTCTTCAGTTACTGGAATGATGTTGGATTCCTTGCCCTTAATACCTGGCTCTTCCCACTTTCCGTTGTACCACTTTTGCCATGTGCCGGTCTTCATCTTTCCGGAAATTGGTGCACGAGCAACATGCTCATGGAAGGTGATCCATGTTCCACGCTTGTTGACAATACGTGAACCGTAGAATGCATAGAAGTAACCTGATCGATAGTCAACATACAAGCGTGGATCGCCGTCGCCATAATAATATGTATTGCCTGGGAAGGCTGCTTCATCGCCACGTACAGTACTGTATGGTGAGGTGATCGCGTGACCCGGGATCTCCCAACTCTTACCTTGATCGTGCGAAACTGCGTAATCAATGGAATCGTAGTGGAGTCCGTCATCAAACGGCTGAGGCGTGAATTCATTGTGAACTAAGCCGTACCAGTCACCAGTATCTGGATCTACCCAGATATTGATCAGGTCGCAGAAGTTCTTTTGGGAATATCGCGATTTCCCCGGAGCCATTGTTGATTCTTTACCAGTTGGACTGATGTTACATAACCTGGTTGTGTCTGGGTTTGTACCGGAATTGTTGAGTTCTTGGTCTGGGACCATATTATCCATATCCGGGCCGGAAAAGAACTGCCAGTGACGTGGCTGATCTGCACCGTACAACGCCGCCGCATGCAGGTAACGGAATTGTCCATCTTTGTCGATAAACGGCCATGCTGGGGTATCTGAAGGATTCTTCCATGTCGTTGTATCGTGGGACTCAACTGTGATGATGCCAGTGCCCTTATTCTTTACGTCGGGGGTCGGTGCTGGCGGTTCTGGAGCCGGCGGGGTATCGGTTTTGACGGCGGTGGCTGCATTGAACTCAGCAAGCGTCGCTACTTCTTCTGCGCTAGCATCTCCACCCCACGTCGACTGGTAAATAACTTTCACGCAGCGTGCTTCACGTGGCGCAAAGTTGATCGAGAAATCAACAAGATTGGCCGAGTCGTATGCTTTTCCAGAGGCTTTTTCGCCGTGAGCGGCTTCGGTAAATTCAGCCTGCTCAACAGTGCTTTCGGCCAGGCATTTATTGTCAACTGAAGTTTCAATCACGTACTTACCGATCCGGCCAGAACCATTTGATGATTGGCGAGGCGTCAAAGTTACCTGGCCGAGGTTTTCTACCTTCGTGCCCAGATCGATAACAAAATAGTGCGGCAGTGGGTCTTTTCCAGACCCACTATATGCGGTGTGCCAGTAGCTATCGCGATCGTTATCGAGGACCAGTTCGATCGGTCCATTTTTCCCTTCGTTGTTCGCAGTTGAATCAGCCTTGAT comes from the Arcanobacterium phocisimile genome and includes:
- a CDS encoding pseudouridine synthase; this translates as MRTPRSVRRARHRAAVRPALRGGINATPVTLEPGSWRTIGEWIVTRFGDLGLVLLDAGDVLADGGREISRAEPYVSGMRVWIFRPVPDEPDSPIELSVVADEERFIVVDKPHGMATIPRGSHVAHTVTVAARRQFNDDDLVCAHRLDAETAGLVLLTRKPQWRKPYQTLFERRVVGKTYCAITRDIPGFDTWETVELRLERGYRPLATDVVDGEPNSVTHMRIVARADGLAQWELIPHTGKTHQLRVTLEHVGAPILGDPLYPRLFTKEEEAARAYPLQLHARELSFVDPVDGAERVFASSARLAKAIV
- the pta gene encoding phosphate acetyltransferase is translated as MTHSLYFTAAEGNVGTQAIVRTLVAELQKTYSSVGVFRAFTNGPVEQDIQFQEALSLLGREDDLQLAWGATRQAYVDDEEAAMTDVVKRYTDYAQQFDAVLILGLLDGDPLNPGVLARIGRAAANLSTTIMFAVSGALRSADQLATIVSLSANEFTHEHAPISGIVVTNADSEIVAEAGIDNAIVFADGEAIELSEASRNALIAAMEQGSDVVTPLSFQSWLISRARADRKRIVLPEATDPRILRAADELLAREVADIILIGDADQIHAHAAELGVDVSKARIVSVDDPELNEKYAQEFARLRAKKGVTIEQAREKVKDLSYFGTMMVHMNDADGMVSGAIHTTAHTIVPSFQIIKTKPGATLVSSCFLMLMEDRVYVYGDCAVNTNPSPQELAGIAVSSAETARAFGVDPRVAMLSYSTGTSGKGPDVDAVVEATAIAREMAPELALEGPIQYDAAVDAHVAQTKLPDSPVAGKANVFVFPSLNAGNIGYKAVQRSAGAVAVGPVLQGLNKPVNDLSRGALVEDIVNTVAITAIQAQN
- a CDS encoding acetate/propionate family kinase translates to MTVLVINSGSSSIKYQLVNPETGESIASGLVERIGEPEGHIEHNYNGTTTDINEPVPDHGVGLREVIRLFNEVGPNLDEAGIKAVGHRVVQGGKHFDKAAVIDDRVEGLIEELIPLGPLHNPAHLKGIKVARELFDVPNVAVFDTAFFQHLPAEAATYAIDREVADKYQIRRYGAHGTSHQFISRKVTEILGRDDLKQIVLHLGNGASVSAVVNGEAVDTSMGLTPLEGLVMGTRTGDIDPAAVFHLARQAGMSIDELDTLFNKQSGLKGLTGSNDMRSVWEMAHAGNENAIEALEVYIHRLLKYVGSYTAVMGGLDVLTFTAGVGENSWETRKMLLDRLAPFGVKYDADKNMVRSKEPREISTSDSAVTVLVVPTNEELSIAQQAMEVI
- a CDS encoding GNAT family N-acetyltransferase, coding for MAVDLVSDVTPELEAAFGRLIGQLSRSAKPMNGEQIEGFLAQDCVDLLVFRDDDGSASSAGEAPILGMLTLVTFEIPTGWRAWVEDVVVDEAARGKGVGASLVAAAIELAKKRGAKTVDLTSRPSREAANRLYQRAGFELRETNVYRVTN
- a CDS encoding Rib/alpha-like domain-containing protein, giving the protein MTMKRSQRAFAFIIAFALTIFTFNGGLFASRPALAAEEQSPHTAVRVNFDFNSVQSMDKFKDNVWVYQWDKNGGSVGHKIPADPGFVLIKPLNGESTVNFIVAIGTYDDKGIHPWYRWGANQIDANQAQTGDFKGVKPGRAIDVTYDNLVKNAVLPQVPTDADTYTPSYPEAITVAQGGASSSQPLTFSSYAGNFSADNVGAQPGIEQADQRLHATISPDGTVSVRPDSDLEVDTYTVTVGVVYPQDNSKDTVTINVNVTERPITKLEYESGAVSVPQGSSQTMPLTTPLNTLPAGTTFALDQEYHSAISVDPQTGALTIAPASDAQLGEYPVTVIGTSQGQKVAEGQLTIAITEKKTNGLDSKLWSLSYESLTVQQLKAANVKLTATLFGKERALPQGVTFAEGDNMHKWVTVNPKTGEVTATPDEFVAAQDYTFNVAVTHPDKTVTQVPVKITVTKAPATDLDTTVWEFSYNKLNVAQKENQSVEIAASLFGKESSLPHGITFAKGEKMPSWITVDSETGTVTATPDEYVAAQDYEFSVIVTHLNDKVTTVPVKVTVTQAENTPDLKSQLWKLSYADLTVQQLKTASVDLSATLFGQERALPSAVTFAKGADMPSWITVHEKTGTVTANPSEYVELKDYVFHVVVTHLDGATEKVAVKIKVTEADPETTYPLTPLKPGKHTIPALELTPAQPKAKPQAPKPVEKPGLAKTGINLTGLAGLALISTLTGAAITRRRKA
- a CDS encoding discoidin domain-containing protein; protein product: MKYRARWGTACAMFTAALVSAAGITPAYAGDVYYKYMLMDQKQMAAIKADSTANNEGKNGPIELVLDNDRDSYWHTAYSGSGKDPLPHYFVIDLGTKVENLGQVTLTPRQSSNGSGRIGKYVIETSVDNKCLAESTVEQAEFTEAAHGEKASGKAYDSANLVDFSINFAPREARCVKVIYQSTWGGDASAEEVATLAEFNAATAVKTDTPPAPEPPAPTPDVKNKGTGIITVESHDTTTWKNPSDTPAWPFIDKDGQFRYLHAAALYGADQPRHWQFFSGPDMDNMVPDQELNNSGTNPDTTRLCNISPTGKESTMAPGKSRYSQKNFCDLINIWVDPDTGDWYGLVHNEFTPQPFDDGLHYDSIDYAVSHDQGKSWEIPGHAITSPYSTVRGDEAAFPGNTYYYGDGDPRLYVDYRSGYFYAFYGSRIVNKRGTWITFHEHVARAPISGKMKTGTWQKWYNGKWEEPGIKGKESNIIPVTEDNPTGYTPIDKEYNPKNPGTAQEQVSKGLMPGTSPLFVMDITYNAYLGMYIGQPQHKDQSGKASQEYYATDNLATQKWVKIGDTGDAYQSASWYRWFLDTANKTNTTIVGKNFRAYCSFGCMDGNYSDLINLSVAADEPYEPVDASKIYTIANGQGAMLMIGEDGTSVVGGTKVTKTNGAWTFKYRDDGSYLILSQDGKALGVDSTKQEGRAWDASLMVADLDDTNVGQQWFIMPTTELITGDVQDSLRLINRYSGLALAINGEAAGTAPQRTWDHEDATVTKYTAEGHQVLALEEYTEPAPEKPDTDQPKPDQPKPDQPKPDQPKPDQPKPDQPKPDQPKPDQPIVDKAPDVKISKETVAQGDSLIITIAGVKPGTEAEVVVHSDPVKVGSFIANEKGMIEVTWSVPENFAPGTHTVHVNSPAFDTAKATFTVIAQDVKQPTPPQPKQPQSGKPDVQPKSGQGLAKTGVAVPGLLMASTLLVGCGIVLHRRNKRYV